In Spiroplasma floricola 23-6, the DNA window AACACATGATTAATTTGAAGGTTGAGTGGAGGTAAAGTATTTTGTACAGATCATACAAATGCTTCAAGAACAATGCTTTACAATATTTCAACTCACAGTTGAGATGATGAACTTTTAAAAATATTTGATATTCCAAAAAGTTTATTGCCAGAAATTAAATCTAATAGTGAAATTTATGGTCATACATTTCCTGGATTGCTATCAAAAAATTCTGAATATCAAATCCCAATTGCAAGTTCAATAGGAGATCAACAATCTGCTTTATTTGGACAAATGTGTTTAGAAAAGGGAGATATTAAAACTACTTTTGGAACAGGAGCATTTATACTTATGAACACTGGAGAAGAAAAAGTAGAAAGTAAAAATGGACTTTTAACAGTAATTGCATATTCAATTAATGATAAATTTGTTTATGGATTAGAAGGTTCAATAATGATGGCAGGAGCAACTCTTCAATGATTAAGAGATGATTTGAGAATGATTTATCAAACTCCTTTAAGTGAATATTATTCAGAGTTGGTTAAAGACTCAAGACAAGTATATTTTGTTCCAAGTTTCTCTGGGTTAGGGTCACCATACTGAGATCCTTACTCAAGAGGGGGGATATTTGGTCTCGATAGGGGAGTTAGAAAAGAGCATATTATTAAAGCTGCTTTGGACTCAATTGCTTATCAATCCAATGATGTTTTTGATGTAATGCAAAAAGATTCAAAAATAGATATCAAAACTATAAAACTTGATGGAGGAGCAAGTAAAAATAATTACTTAATTCAATTTCAAGCAAATATTTCAAATAGAGAAATAATAAGACCTAAAAATGTTGAAACTACAGCAATGGGTGCTGCATATTTAGCAGGTCTTGCTATTGGATATTGAAAAAATATAGAAGAGATAAAAGAAAATTGAAAAGTTGATGTTAAAGTAAAACCTCAAAAAGATATGACAAAAGAATTAAAAGGCTGAAAAGAAGCTGTAAAAAGAACAAGAAACTGATTAAAAGATATTGCTTAATAAAAGACATTGAACTTTTAAAAATAGAATTAATTTTCTATTTTTTTTAATTTAAACTTAAAAAAATTTTTAAATATTAAAAATCTTTTATTTTTTAAAAATTTTTTTTGAAAAATAAAAACTAAATAAAATAACATTTTTTTATACTTATAAATGTTTTAAATATTCTAAAAACTTGAAAAACAAAAAGTCAAGTTTTTTATAACTTTTAAATTTATTGCTAAAAAAACTGAAAAGTTTATATTTTATTTAAGCTTAATAAATTATTAAAATTATTAAGTAAAAATAGTTATTGCTAACATAAGCATTAACTATAAAATATTATATTAAAAAAATAAGAGGAAGATAAAAATGAAAAAACTAATTACCATTATGTCGTCAGTAACACTTGTAGTATCAGCAACAAGTTCATTAACTTTAGCAAATCAAAATAAAAAAGTTAGTGAAAAAAATATATTAGATACAGATATTAATTGAAATAAAATTGAGAATAATTTATCAAATATGTTTGATGAAACTTTATCTGATTCTGATCAAACTGCAGCAATGATAGAAAAAGCTCGTGAAGAGTCAATGAGATATTTTGATAACATAAAAAAGAATAATCTATCACTTGAACAAATAAATAGAAATTTAGCAGAGATTACAACAAAATATGAAAATAAATATCAAAGTGAAATAGCAAACTTTAGAGAAAGTAACAATAAAGAATCAAAAAATATTAATCAAATTAATAACTCTCAAAACTTTTATATTTCTAGAAGTAGTGGAAGTTATGAAGATGCAAAGAGATTATTATCTGATTTTGAAAAAAAACTTGCAATTACACAAAATACACTTTCAACATTAGCAGTTACTGCGGGAATAGCTGCAGCTGGATTTTGAGCTGCATCTTGATGATTTGGAATTAGTATTCCATGAGCAGTTGCAGCAACAGCAATTAGTGCATCACTTGGTGTAAGTTCAGCAGGAATAGGATTTTACAGACAAAAAAATAATTTAAATCCAAATATTTTGAGTGCTGTTTCTTGAGCACTAAATATTAGAACTATTGCAACATCTTTTAAAGAAATTGTTTATCCAGTGTTAATTATTTCAGAAACAACTGTTACATCTTCATCATGAGCAGTTCCTGCAACATTTGCAGCAATTGGATTGATTTCAGTAATATTTGCTTGAGTAAATGATCTATCATCTTTTTAACTAAATAGGTTAAAAAAATTCTCCTTTAAAAGAGAATTTTTTCATCTAAACTTGATCTTTTGCTTTTTGATCTTTCTTTTTAAATAATGATTTTTTAATAAAGTAGGGCTCTGTTCCTTTGATTAAACGTTCAATATTTTGCCAATGTCTTGCCAATAATATAATCATAGAAAGAGTTGTTACTAAATTAATTATTAAAAAACTGTCAAATTGATTTGCATGATTTAAAGTGTGCAGTTGATTATATCAAACAGCTGTAAAATCATTGTTACTATAAATTTGAGCAAAACCACTACCATCGATATCAAAGCTATTTAACCCTGAAATTTGAGGAATTCACATTAAAATAGCTGTTAGCAAAGAAGCAATAATTGATCCAATACTTACTTTTCTTGAAGTTAATACAAGTATTACTCAGGTTCCAAACATAATAATTCCTGCAATTCAATTAATTGTAAACATTAATCCCATAAAACAACTAACTGCTTTTCCACCTTTGAATTTATAATAAATTGGTCAACAATGACCAATTAAAGCAAATAATCCTGGAATAATTAGAATTACATTTTGAAAAATATTTAAAGGAATTTGACTTATTGCTAATGCTATTAAAACTGCAAGCAATATTTTAAAAGCATCAAGAAACATAATAACAATTCCTCATTTTTTACCAATAACTCTACTTGCATTGGTTGCACCAGCATTTTTACTTCCTTCTTCTCTAACATCTTTATTAGTTTTTAATTTAACTATTGTTATTGAAAAAGAGTAACTACCTATTAAATAACTAATAACAGATACTATAAAAGTACCTGCAATTATTTCTCAAACCATATGATTAATACTCCTTTAAATTTTTTAAATACACACTTTATCTTACTATAAAGATATGGCAATATGCAAGAAAATAGGTTAAAATAACTAAATAGCATTTTGACCAATTTAATAGTTATGGGAGTTTTTTGAATATGAAACTAAGTGAAAAAATAAATTTAAATAAAATTATTTTTGATTTATATAAAAAAGATTTAAACGGTTTAATAAATAATAAAGATTTTAATTTAAGTGATGAACAAAAAAATGAACTAATAATTTTAGGACAAACAAATGAATGTAAAACTTTATTTGAAAGAATAAACAATTTCTTTGAAAAAAATATAAATAATGAGCCTTTAGAATTAAGTTTAATGTTAACTTTAATTTTACAAAGATATAATTACTTTTATAAAACTGAATTGCAATGAAAAGAGTATTGTACCAATTTTGAAAATATTGAACAGAAAAATCCAGGAGAATTTTTTTTAACTTATATAAGTCAATTTTTTGATGATCAAATAAATTTGTATAATAATAGTTATTTAGAAATAGTTGAAGAATTTAATATTGAAAAATGAAATAAGAATTTTTCATCTGATATTAATAAACTTTTAAAAAATATTAATAACTCAAGTAATTTTCAAGAAAAAATGCAAAATTGTGAAAACATGATTTTATTCTTACAAGATACAAAAAATATCTATTCAAGTTTAGAATCAGTTGGAGTGGAGAATGAAAAGCAACAATTTTTAGCTCATACAAATGAATTGAAAATAATATATCAATCTTTAAATCATTTAATAAATGAAATTTTAAAAGATATTATTGTTGTTTAAAAAGAGGTAAATAAGATATGTTTGAAAAATATGTAAATATGAATAAACAAGATATGGAAAAAGATCTTGAAGAAATTGAAAAACAATATAAACAACTTTTAGAAGAAGAAAAAAAAATCGACAAAAAGGTAAGAAAAAATTTATGACTTTGATTTCTTTTTCCATTACTAGGATTGCTTTTTTATCAAATTCACTTAAAGAAAAGAAAAGAAAATGATAAAAATTACTATGTAATTAAAAATAAGAAAAAAGATATAATTTATGTTGAATTAGAAATTCAGTTTTTAAAATCAAAATTAGAAAAAATGTAATTTTTTCTTTTTTTATTTAATTTTTTTATAAAACTTATCTAAGAATTTTTTTCATAAGTATATAAGTTATATTATTAAAATAATAAAGTAAGCAAAAGAGTAATTTAAAATATAATGTAGCAGGTGAAAATGTTGAATATGCATTTAAAATTAAGTTAAATTACATTCAAGAAAATACAAGATCTTTATTTTATAAATTAACTTGATTAAAATATTATACAAAAGACTGAAAAAATGATAAAAATAAAGAAAACTTTCAAAATATAAAGATTTTTCTTTATTTTTTTATGCTGTTTATTTATAAATTAAATATGATAAATCTATAAATAAATATCTATTTTTGCTCGTTAGGATGAATTTGTTAATTAAAAGAAAGGTAATTGCATATGTTAAAACTTCTTATTTTTTTTGGAACTTCTTTTTTGTTTATAAAAAATATTAGTTCATTAGTAGAAGAAAGTCCTTTGACCGAAAATAATATTTGAGATTTTAATGAAGATATTGATTGAGAGAGTTTGTTAAACTTATTTTTTAAATGAAAATTGATATAATAAAATCATTGGGATATAAAAATTATTAAACTTTAACTTCAATAATTAGATAATCATTTTGATTAGAATTATGAAAGACAACTAGATTATCTTGAAAGAAAGATTAAATTTTTAAATTGTACTGAAAATAATCAAAGCAATTATATTAAATTCATCAAATTATAAATTTCTAAATTTAAATAAATATGTTAAAATTAATAAAAGGAAAAGCAATATGAAGAAAAAGATATTTTATTTAAACGAAGATTTAGAATACACTTATGAATATGTTTTTTACAATCAAGGTATTGGAGCTTGTTCTCACGAAAAAATAGCAAATGACCAAAGAGATAATAAATTTAAATGTATAAACTGTTTTATGATATTCTCTTTTGTTAATCAAAAACAATTAGATAGATTTAGCAGCAGAGTTATAAAAGAACACGATTTTGAAAGAGCAGAAATTGAATTAAAAAGAAGAATTAAAGGAAAAAAACTGGTAAATGAGTATGACAAATAATACATTAGCTTTTTTTTACAATAATTTAACTATGATTATGATGAATCTTGAAGATTCAATAGGATTAATAGCTAATTTTGAAAATTGAAGTGAAAAAGAAGATAAACAAGTTGAAAAATTGAAATTATTAGCAAAAGAAAATAATCTTAGATCAACTTTATTTGTTATTACAAACAGAGAAATGAATTATGGATTATGAAATTCAAACAACATTATTAAAAAAGCAAATGAAAAAGAAATAGATTATGTTATTTTTTATTACACCAATCCAATGATAAATCAAATGCCTGATTTTGATTTATACAAAAATATTGAAGATTTTTTAAGTGTGAGAAAAATGATAATTTCAAAAGATTATACTGATTTAAATCACTCAAGATTTACAACAAGTTTTATAGAGCAAAATTGAAAAGAAAATGCAATTATAATAGAAACATCAGTAACTAAGGATCTTGAAAATAATTTAAATTTATTAAAAAAAAGTAAATTTGAAGAATTTCAAAAACTTAATAAATTAAATTATCAATTTGATGCAAGAGTTAGTGAAGGAAAGAAATTAGGAAGAACTATTGGTTTTCCAACAATTAACTTAATTACAGAAGAAAGAATTGCTTTATCATATGGAGTTTATGCATGTAATGTGTATGTTGATCACTTAAAAGAGACTTTTTTGGGAGCAGGATGTTATTGAAAAAATGAACTAAACCAAGATGTTTTTGAAATTTTTTTAATTGATTTTGATAAAGAAATTTATGGCTGAAAAGTTAGCGTTTCACCAATTGAAAAATTAAGAGAAAATATTAAAGTTGATAGTTTAGAAGAACTAAAAAAACTATTGGCAAATGATGTAAAAACTACTTTAAAATTTAAAAAATAATTCAAAATAAAGTTAACAAAAATTAACTTTATTTTTTTATGCTAAAATACAATTGAAACGAAAAGAGCAAGATAATATGGAAAAACCAAAATTTTATTTAGGAAGTCATGTAGGAATGAATTCTGCAAATGATTATTTAATAGGAAGTGCAAAAGAAACAA includes these proteins:
- the plsY gene encoding glycerol-3-phosphate 1-O-acyltransferase PlsY, with amino-acid sequence MVWEIIAGTFIVSVISYLIGSYSFSITIVKLKTNKDVREEGSKNAGATNASRVIGKKWGIVIMFLDAFKILLAVLIALAISQIPLNIFQNVILIIPGLFALIGHCWPIYYKFKGGKAVSCFMGLMFTINWIAGIIMFGTWVILVLTSRKVSIGSIIASLLTAILMWIPQISGLNSFDIDGSGFAQIYSNNDFTAVWYNQLHTLNHANQFDSFLIINLVTTLSMIILLARHWQNIERLIKGTEPYFIKKSLFKKKDQKAKDQV
- the glpK gene encoding glycerol kinase GlpK; amino-acid sequence: MEKYIVTLDEGTTSARTLVVNKKGEIVVSNQKEFSQYYPEEGWVEQDAIEIWNTQRTTLLKALNSKEILPEQVAAIGITNQRETVIVWDKNTGNPIYNAIVWQDRRTDDYCIDLSKKYKEIIQKKTGLVIDAYFSASKIKWILDNVKGAKEKAQKGELYFGNVNTWLIWRLSGGKVFCTDHTNASRTMLYNISTHSWDDELLKIFDIPKSLLPEIKSNSEIYGHTFPGLLSKNSEYQIPIASSIGDQQSALFGQMCLEKGDIKTTFGTGAFILMNTGEEKVESKNGLLTVIAYSINDKFVYGLEGSIMMAGATLQWLRDDLRMIYQTPLSEYYSELVKDSRQVYFVPSFSGLGSPYWDPYSRGGIFGLDRGVRKEHIIKAALDSIAYQSNDVFDVMQKDSKIDIKTIKLDGGASKNNYLIQFQANISNREIIRPKNVETTAMGAAYLAGLAIGYWKNIEEIKENWKVDVKVKPQKDMTKELKGWKEAVKRTRNWLKDIA
- a CDS encoding riboflavin kinase; translated protein: MSMTNNTLAFFYNNLTMIMMNLEDSIGLIANFENWSEKEDKQVEKLKLLAKENNLRSTLFVITNREMNYGLWNSNNIIKKANEKEIDYVIFYYTNPMINQMPDFDLYKNIEDFLSVRKMIISKDYTDLNHSRFTTSFIEQNWKENAIIIETSVTKDLENNLNLLKKSKFEEFQKLNKLNYQFDARVSEGKKLGRTIGFPTINLITEERIALSYGVYACNVYVDHLKETFLGAGCYWKNELNQDVFEIFLIDFDKEIYGWKVSVSPIEKLRENIKVDSLEELKKLLANDVKTTLKFKK